In the Gemmatimonadaceae bacterium genome, CGCCGCGGAAGGCGAGCCGGCTTGTAAGTAAGCGGGTTTAGAGAACTCGAACTACGGACGGGGGCGCTTCGGCGCCCCCGTTCTTTTTACCACGGACGAACGTCGGACAACGGCGGACAGGCACGGAGACGGCGTTTGAAGTTCCGCGGTGTCATTCCGAGCGCGGCGAGGAATCTTCCGCCTCTGCAGAGTGACCGGCCCTCCGCGGCGGACGCAAGATCCCTCGCTCACGCTCGGGATGACTGGTGTCCCTGCAACGCCGTCTCTCTGCCGATCCGGGGCCGTCCGACGTTCGTCCGTGGTAATAGGTTTCAGTCTCATGATCCCTGCTCCACGCGACTCCGGCTTCACGTCAACGACCGACGTCCCTCTGTACTATGCCATCTACGGTCCGGCCAACTCCGCGCGCGTCCTCGTTCTCCATGGTGGCCCCGGCGCCCACCACGACTATCTGCTGCCGCAACTGCTTCAGCTCGCCGATACGCGCGAGCTCGTTTTCTACGATCAGCGCGGCGGCGGCAAGTCGAAGACGGACGATCGCGCGCCGATCACCTGGCGCACGCACGTCGCTGATCTCGACCGCGTCGTCGAGGAGCTCGCGCTCGAGCCGCTCGACATCATCGGATACTCATGGGGCGGATTGCTCGCGATGCTCTACGCCATCGAAGCCGCGGCGGGACGTACGACGCATCGCCCCACGCGCCTCGTGCTGATCGATCCGGCGCCGGTGAATCGCGTGCTTCGCGACACGTTCGAGCGAGAATTCTCGCGACGCAACACCGACGCCGATGTCGCGCGGCTGCGCGCGGAGCTGGCGGCATCCGGCCTGCGCGAACGCGATCCCGACGCCTACCGTCAACGCGCCTTCGAGCTCAGCGTGGCCGGCTACTTCGCCGACCCCTCGGCCGCGCACGGCCTCACGCCCTTTCGCGTGACCGGCCGCGTGCAGCAATCCGTCTGGG is a window encoding:
- a CDS encoding alpha/beta fold hydrolase, with translation MIPAPRDSGFTSTTDVPLYYAIYGPANSARVLVLHGGPGAHHDYLLPQLLQLADTRELVFYDQRGGGKSKTDDRAPITWRTHVADLDRVVEELALEPLDIIGYSWGGLLAMLYAIEAAAGRTTHRPTRLVLIDPAPVNRVLRDTFEREFSRRNTDADVARLRAELAASGLRERDPDAYRQRAFELSVAGYFADPSAAHGLTPFRVTGRVQQSVWDSLGDFDLLAPGQLDSVTVPTLILHGRQDPIPVESSEAAARTMKAAELVRIDGAGHVPYVERPDALFPPIRHFLDSTRISPVAG